The following proteins come from a genomic window of Candidatus Saccharibacteria bacterium oral taxon 488:
- a CDS encoding sortase, with translation MKQTTHVKNRRRWLSMSLAIIMLAGGGYTLITAFSPFFRAQLIDPTHNETTQLLAVTPETKITEDRLYIPKIDINVPYATGGAETMERGAWWRRPENGNPVDGGNFVLSAHRFIMGLTPQQTIQKSPFYNIDKLRIGDEIIIDYRGRRYTYVISQLFDIKPDAVHIENRTNKPQLTLYSCTLGGAADGRTVFVATPR, from the coding sequence GTGAAGCAGACAACCCACGTCAAAAACCGCCGCCGATGGCTCAGTATGAGTCTGGCTATCATCATGCTCGCTGGCGGCGGCTACACGCTCATCACGGCGTTTAGTCCATTCTTTCGCGCTCAGCTCATTGATCCAACGCATAACGAAACCACCCAGCTTCTCGCCGTTACGCCAGAAACCAAGATCACCGAGGACCGCCTCTATATTCCCAAAATTGACATTAACGTGCCGTACGCTACTGGCGGCGCCGAGACTATGGAGCGGGGTGCGTGGTGGCGTCGGCCAGAGAATGGCAATCCAGTCGACGGCGGCAACTTCGTCTTGTCGGCCCATCGATTTATCATGGGCTTGACGCCGCAGCAAACTATCCAAAAATCACCATTCTACAATATTGATAAACTACGCATTGGCGATGAAATAATCATTGACTACCGTGGCAGGCGCTATACCTACGTCATATCTCAGTTATTTGACATCAAGCCGGATGCCGTTCACATCGAAAACCGAACCAACAAGCCACAGCTTACCCTCTATTCATGCACCCTCGGCGGCGCGGCTGACGGCCGGACAGTTTTTGTAGCTACGCCACGTTAA
- a CDS encoding prepilin-type N-terminal cleavage/methylation domain-containing protein: protein MGRQTGFTIVELLIVMVVIAILAAIGIVAYSGVRQDATDTKIRSIVKIAGDALQIYDTQKRTLPSGQGTFNNANSVDSLVPQYIQPGYREGVSSKNASNPNDIFVWYPCKDTSGKVTGIAVFAALNSAKPQESAQVNAVKATCNIPGAAVPTTGKPAYNYVQTF from the coding sequence ATGGGTAGGCAGACAGGTTTTACAATCGTTGAACTATTAATTGTGATGGTCGTAATTGCAATTTTAGCGGCCATCGGTATTGTGGCGTATTCGGGCGTGCGCCAGGACGCTACTGATACCAAGATCCGTTCCATCGTCAAGATCGCTGGGGACGCGTTGCAGATATATGACACACAGAAACGAACGCTGCCGTCAGGACAGGGGACGTTCAACAACGCTAATAGCGTTGACTCACTTGTACCACAGTATATCCAGCCGGGGTATCGCGAGGGTGTCAGCAGCAAGAACGCGTCAAATCCAAACGATATTTTTGTTTGGTATCCGTGCAAAGATACCTCCGGCAAGGTGACAGGTATCGCGGTATTTGCGGCCCTTAATTCTGCCAAGCCGCAGGAGTCGGCCCAGGTTAATGCGGTCAAGGCGACCTGTAACATTCCGGGCGCAGCCGTGCCGACCACCGGCAAGCCAGCGTATAATTACGTGCAGACATTTTAG
- the truB gene encoding tRNA pseudouridine(55) synthase TruB, giving the protein MDEVLLIDKPAGMTSFGVVARLRRVLSQAAGKKVKVGHTGTLDPFATGLMIIVTGKKCREADTFTKLDKWYEAELILGEISTTGDPEGELTRVSERQPPRSEVEAVLGTFEGEIKQRPPIFSAIKINGRRAYQLARQGQPVDMPERIVLIYALELVAYEYPRLVIRAYVSSGTYIRSLAVDIGQKLGTGAYCRQLRRQAIAEYDVAQAKPLADFGISS; this is encoded by the coding sequence ATGGATGAGGTGCTGCTCATTGATAAGCCAGCTGGCATGACGAGTTTTGGAGTAGTAGCGCGGTTGCGGCGGGTGCTCAGTCAGGCGGCGGGCAAAAAAGTGAAAGTTGGCCATACTGGTACGCTTGATCCGTTCGCTACGGGACTGATGATTATCGTGACGGGCAAGAAGTGCCGTGAGGCTGATACCTTTACGAAGCTTGATAAGTGGTATGAAGCGGAGCTGATACTTGGCGAGATATCGACGACCGGTGATCCTGAGGGTGAACTGACTCGCGTGTCGGAGCGGCAGCCGCCTCGCAGTGAGGTTGAAGCGGTACTCGGTACGTTTGAGGGTGAAATTAAACAGCGCCCACCGATATTTAGCGCTATCAAGATCAATGGCCGTCGGGCCTATCAGCTGGCACGTCAGGGTCAGCCGGTCGATATGCCAGAGCGCATCGTGTTGATCTATGCCCTGGAGCTTGTCGCCTATGAGTATCCTCGTTTGGTGATTCGAGCGTATGTTTCGAGTGGTACGTATATTCGGAGCTTAGCGGTTGATATTGGTCAGAAGCTAGGAACAGGGGCCTACTGCCGCCAGCTACGCCGCCAGGCTATCGCTGAATATGACGTCGCTCAGGCAAAACCATTAGCGGATTTTGGGATTTCGTCTTGA
- the rpsO gene encoding 30S ribosomal protein S15 produces the protein MISKDDKAKAIALTQVNKDDVGSPQAQVSILTARIKEVTKHLKANKHDFMARRGLIQMVGKRKRLLRYLERTDFESYKAVVAALGLRK, from the coding sequence ATGATTAGCAAAGACGATAAAGCGAAAGCAATTGCTTTGACTCAGGTCAATAAGGACGACGTTGGCAGCCCGCAGGCGCAGGTGTCGATCTTGACGGCTCGTATCAAAGAGGTCACCAAGCACCTGAAGGCGAATAAGCACGACTTCATGGCACGCCGTGGCTTAATCCAGATGGTTGGCAAGCGTAAGCGCCTGCTCAGATACCTGGAGCGAACTGATTTTGAGAGTTATAAAGCGGTTGTGGCTGCCCTGGGTCTGCGTAAATAG